A genomic region of Methanobacterium sp. SMA-27 contains the following coding sequences:
- a CDS encoding VWA domain-containing protein: MEKIVKFSRLLRENNIPASLRSTQTAHETMQMFKDNEEILNDALASVYIKNNQQRAKFDKVFRSVFGDGNESDESDGSDGSSKSKTSNNKNLLKGYNYSFKILDPSKTKIHVSESDITSYRPPLDDLNRNMDESELLRKDINHLTTFEPELLDLCQKLGNKIANKRVRRRKQSKNMRPDIRKTLRKNLKYGNTLIEIIKTKPRMKKNRHFFLNDVSGSCDWISNWFFLMVYAAQNSFKKAKTFEFDNKTVETTSALEEPNLLDAFIRVRDIRQKNQMIHGTSNMHSAFESFKEQADLNNKSYVLILSDCRDWAGPKSGKRPLSSDSMEYIVDKSKKVIILNPEPLNKWNVVDSCVSYYEDSGAEFFEVRNLEQLAELISTI; this comes from the coding sequence ATGGAAAAGATAGTTAAGTTTTCAAGGCTTCTACGGGAAAATAATATACCTGCCAGTTTAAGAAGCACCCAAACAGCTCATGAAACAATGCAAATGTTCAAAGACAATGAAGAAATTTTGAATGATGCTCTAGCTTCGGTGTACATAAAAAATAATCAGCAGCGTGCTAAATTTGATAAAGTTTTTAGATCGGTATTTGGTGATGGAAATGAAAGTGATGAATCTGATGGATCAGATGGTTCTTCTAAATCAAAAACATCTAATAATAAAAATCTTTTAAAGGGTTACAACTATTCTTTCAAAATTTTAGACCCTTCTAAAACCAAAATACATGTATCTGAATCTGATATTACAAGTTACAGACCTCCACTTGATGATTTAAACAGAAATATGGATGAATCTGAACTCCTTAGAAAAGATATTAACCATTTAACAACATTTGAACCCGAACTATTGGATCTCTGCCAGAAGCTCGGGAATAAAATTGCAAATAAAAGGGTTAGAAGACGTAAACAATCCAAAAATATGCGTCCAGATATAAGAAAAACACTTAGAAAGAATCTTAAATATGGTAACACTTTGATTGAGATTATTAAAACAAAACCTAGAATGAAAAAAAACAGACACTTCTTTCTTAACGATGTTAGTGGATCCTGTGATTGGATAAGTAACTGGTTTTTCTTAATGGTTTATGCAGCACAAAATTCATTTAAAAAGGCAAAAACTTTCGAATTTGATAATAAAACAGTAGAAACAACATCTGCCCTTGAAGAACCAAATCTTTTAGATGCTTTTATTAGGGTCAGGGATATTCGTCAAAAAAATCAGATGATACATGGAACTTCAAACATGCACAGTGCTTTTGAAAGTTTCAAAGAACAGGCTGATCTTAACAATAAATCTTATGTTTTGATTTTAAGTGACTGTCGTGACTGGGCAGGCCCTAAATCCGGTAAAAGACCATTAAGTTCTGATAGTATGGAGTATATAGTAGATAAATCCAAAAAAGTGATTATTCTAAATCCTGAGCCGCTAAACAAATGGAATGTTGTTGATAGCTGTGTTTCATATTATGAAGACTCTGGTGCGGAATTCTTCGAAGTAAGAAACCTCGAACAACTTGCAGAACTTATCTCAACAATATAA
- a CDS encoding MoxR family ATPase — MKDSEITMESLKNNLIKNHYIPDNSTVTTIYLAFKLKKPVLVEGPPGVGKTELSKAVSRSFGMDFFRVQCYEGITFEQIVGEWNYQKQLLHLEMSRIKEIDQDIFNEEFFIKRPLLQGFMNKNPSVILIDEIDKADEEVESFLLQALGEGQITVNDLGTFDIQNDLMVIMTSNSQRSLLDETKDRCLFLYIDYPSFDREVEIVSANVPAASNELVESVVTMINNLREMNLLKKPSIRATVDWVKTLLEFNSEKLDDETFKKTVSVVLKNESDKKKVLKKFSK, encoded by the coding sequence ATGAAAGATAGTGAAATTACTATGGAATCACTTAAAAATAACTTAATTAAAAACCATTATATACCTGATAATAGTACGGTTACTACGATTTATCTAGCTTTTAAATTAAAAAAACCTGTTCTTGTAGAAGGTCCTCCGGGTGTAGGTAAAACAGAACTTTCAAAAGCTGTTAGCAGGTCATTTGGAATGGATTTTTTCAGAGTACAATGCTATGAGGGTATAACATTCGAACAGATAGTCGGTGAGTGGAATTATCAAAAACAACTACTTCACCTGGAAATGTCACGGATAAAAGAAATTGATCAAGACATATTCAACGAAGAGTTTTTTATTAAAAGACCGCTTTTACAGGGATTTATGAATAAAAATCCATCAGTAATTTTAATAGACGAAATAGATAAGGCTGATGAGGAAGTTGAAAGTTTTTTACTCCAAGCTTTGGGAGAGGGACAGATCACAGTTAACGACCTTGGAACATTTGACATTCAAAATGATTTGATGGTTATAATGACATCAAATTCCCAGAGATCCCTTTTAGATGAAACTAAAGATCGTTGTTTATTCCTTTACATTGATTATCCTTCTTTTGATAGAGAAGTGGAGATCGTAAGTGCAAATGTACCTGCAGCTTCCAATGAACTAGTTGAAAGTGTAGTTACTATGATCAATAATTTAAGGGAAATGAATCTCCTTAAAAAACCATCAATTAGAGCTACTGTTGATTGGGTTAAAACACTACTGGAATTTAATTCTGAAAAACTGGACGATGAAACTTTCAAAAAAACAGTTTCAGTGGTTTTAAAAAACGAATCAGATAAAAAAAAGGTTTTGAAAAAATTTTCTAAGTGA
- a CDS encoding TIR domain-containing protein gives MENESITYNLFLSQLEESTYEYDKLIGKLESVNDFQYINHSIADKTDKEDLKEQMKSVDVVVILSGLYSADKDLIQREIDVAVELGKPIVMIRPYGLETVPGNIEKKASEVIGWNAGCIVDSIHESLDEEGYDD, from the coding sequence ATGGAAAATGAATCAATAACTTATAATTTATTTTTAAGTCAACTAGAAGAATCAACTTATGAATATGATAAATTAATTGGTAAACTGGAATCTGTTAATGATTTTCAATACATCAATCATAGTATTGCAGATAAAACAGATAAAGAAGATTTAAAAGAACAGATGAAATCTGTTGATGTTGTTGTAATATTATCTGGCCTATATTCAGCGGATAAAGATTTGATTCAACGTGAAATAGACGTTGCTGTGGAACTTGGCAAACCCATTGTTATGATAAGACCATATGGTTTAGAAACAGTTCCAGGAAACATTGAAAAAAAAGCATCAGAAGTTATTGGTTGGAATGCTGGATGTATTGTTGATTCAATACATGAAAGTTTAGATGAAGAAGGATATGATGATTAA
- a CDS encoding ferredoxin produces the protein MTKNVDEKQHLKFKVVVKRDKCTSCGSCEDLCPELFELDEGGIAHIIGSERVENNDELEMEEENCSVDAAESCPVMIIHVYEDDVELL, from the coding sequence ATGACAAAAAATGTGGATGAGAAACAACATTTAAAATTTAAGGTGGTTGTTAAAAGGGACAAGTGTACATCATGTGGTTCATGTGAGGATTTATGTCCAGAACTTTTTGAATTAGATGAAGGTGGCATAGCACATATCATTGGTTCAGAAAGGGTAGAAAATAATGATGAACTTGAAATGGAAGAAGAAAACTGTAGTGTTGATGCAGCAGAAAGCTGTCCAGTTATGATCATCCATGTATACGAAGATGATGTGGAACTCCTATAA
- a CDS encoding antibiotic biosynthesis monooxygenase, with amino-acid sequence MTFVLVIHRVEDYTKWKPVYDEDGATRKAKGSKGASVLRNTKDPNHLVVITEWENLEKAKDFTESDDLKNTMLKAGVVGKPAVFYLEEIEKTPY; translated from the coding sequence ATGACATTTGTTTTGGTGATACACAGAGTAGAGGATTATACTAAATGGAAACCAGTATATGATGAAGATGGTGCTACACGAAAAGCCAAAGGTTCTAAAGGTGCTTCTGTTCTTAGAAATACAAAAGATCCCAATCATTTAGTAGTAATAACCGAATGGGAAAATTTGGAAAAAGCCAAAGATTTTACTGAATCTGATGATTTGAAAAATACAATGTTAAAAGCAGGTGTAGTTGGTAAACCCGCTGTTTTTTATTTAGAAGAGATTGAAAAAACACCATACTAA
- a CDS encoding acetate--CoA ligase family protein, giving the protein MLDMFNAKSVAVIGASETKGKIGYDLMTSLLNNYKGKIIPINPKVGKVLGIPAFSSIKEYGRVDLAVIVIPASLVPLTVEECGETGIKNIVVISAGFKEVDKEGFKLEKKLVEICENYDIKLVGPNCLGIMDTYNDMNASFASDIAHKGKIAFMSQSGAIMAAILDYADKKNIGFSRIISLGNKAGINENDCIEDFMENENTEVITGYLEGIVDGQGFIKASRKASQKKPILLIKSGTTAKGSEAVSSHTGTIAGSDSAYDAAFSQSGIIRVTSLDEMMDYSSAFALSPLPKGNRIAIITNAGGPAIMTTDAAIKAGLELSKLTCDTQEKLKAGLPSTANVKNPVDVLGDASPDRFRFALEIVLKDPNVDGVIYLVTPQSVTDPEGTANVAIELATKSEKPVLCSFFGGTRFEGAERLLAEKRVPNYLYPKRAVKSMKRLYDYSIIKNQEYPKHLKFDVDKDAVRNIINHAKKKGVNTFGLESFDILKAYGIPTVGTAITTTVEETVKAAEEIGYPLVMKIVSPQISHKSDVGGIKLYLNNAEEIRTAYEDMMENIPKKEPEAQLEGVQLQQMLSGGKEVIIGMIQDPTFGPMLMFGLGGIYVEIVKDVKFAIAPVSEIEANNMITGIKTHKLLEGTRGDKASDIDSISDIILRISQLVTDFPEINEFEINPLMVFEEGKGALAVDMRLILKED; this is encoded by the coding sequence ATGCTTGATATGTTTAATGCTAAATCAGTTGCAGTAATAGGTGCATCTGAGACGAAAGGTAAAATCGGATACGATTTAATGACATCTCTTTTAAATAATTATAAGGGAAAAATTATCCCAATCAACCCTAAAGTCGGCAAAGTATTAGGGATTCCTGCTTTTAGTTCAATAAAGGAATATGGTCGCGTAGATCTTGCAGTAATAGTTATACCTGCATCTTTAGTTCCATTAACCGTTGAAGAATGTGGAGAAACCGGAATCAAAAATATTGTTGTTATCTCAGCAGGATTTAAAGAAGTTGATAAGGAAGGTTTCAAACTTGAGAAAAAACTGGTTGAAATATGCGAAAATTATGATATTAAACTTGTTGGTCCAAATTGTTTGGGAATAATGGATACATACAATGATATGAACGCATCATTTGCATCTGATATTGCACATAAAGGCAAAATAGCTTTTATGAGTCAGTCAGGAGCTATAATGGCAGCAATACTTGACTATGCTGATAAAAAGAATATAGGTTTTTCTCGGATCATTAGCCTCGGAAATAAAGCCGGTATCAATGAAAATGATTGTATCGAAGATTTTATGGAAAATGAAAATACTGAAGTTATAACTGGATATCTTGAAGGCATTGTGGATGGTCAAGGATTTATAAAAGCAAGTAGAAAAGCATCCCAGAAAAAACCAATCCTACTTATAAAATCTGGAACAACAGCCAAGGGATCTGAAGCTGTTTCTTCCCATACAGGCACAATTGCAGGTTCTGATTCAGCATACGATGCAGCATTCTCACAAAGTGGAATTATACGTGTAACTTCTCTTGATGAAATGATGGATTATAGTAGTGCTTTTGCATTATCACCACTTCCAAAGGGGAATAGAATAGCTATAATAACAAATGCTGGCGGTCCTGCAATTATGACAACAGACGCTGCGATTAAGGCCGGTCTTGAACTTTCAAAGCTTACATGTGATACCCAAGAAAAGTTAAAAGCAGGATTACCTTCTACAGCTAATGTTAAAAATCCTGTGGATGTGTTGGGTGATGCAAGTCCAGATAGGTTTAGATTTGCACTTGAAATTGTTTTAAAAGATCCAAACGTTGATGGAGTAATTTATCTGGTAACACCCCAGTCAGTAACAGATCCTGAAGGAACAGCTAATGTAGCAATTGAACTGGCAACAAAATCTGAAAAACCCGTTTTATGTAGTTTCTTTGGTGGAACACGTTTTGAAGGTGCTGAAAGACTTCTTGCAGAAAAAAGGGTTCCAAATTATTTGTATCCTAAAAGAGCTGTTAAAAGCATGAAAAGATTGTATGATTATTCCATTATAAAAAATCAGGAATATCCAAAACATCTTAAATTTGATGTTGATAAAGATGCAGTTAGGAATATAATCAATCATGCAAAGAAAAAGGGTGTTAACACATTTGGTCTTGAATCATTTGATATACTAAAGGCATATGGAATTCCAACCGTAGGTACTGCTATTACCACAACAGTTGAGGAAACTGTGAAAGCTGCTGAAGAAATTGGATATCCTTTGGTTATGAAAATAGTTTCTCCACAAATTTCCCATAAATCTGATGTTGGTGGAATAAAACTTTATTTGAATAATGCAGAAGAAATCAGAACAGCCTACGAAGACATGATGGAAAACATACCTAAAAAGGAACCAGAAGCACAACTTGAAGGTGTGCAATTACAACAAATGTTGTCTGGAGGTAAAGAAGTAATCATAGGTATGATCCAAGATCCTACTTTTGGACCTATGCTGATGTTTGGACTTGGTGGTATTTACGTTGAAATAGTAAAGGACGTTAAATTTGCAATAGCACCTGTAAGTGAAATTGAAGCAAATAATATGATAACTGGAATTAAAACCCATAAACTGCTTGAAGGAACAAGAGGAGATAAAGCAAGCGATATCGATTCTATTTCAGATATAATATTGAGGATTTCACAGCTGGTAACAGACTTCCCTGAGATCAATGAATTTGAAATCAATCCATTGATGGTTTTTGAGGAAGGAAAAGGAGCATTAGCCGTCGATATGAGGTTAATACTGAAGGAAGATTAA
- a CDS encoding carbon-nitrogen hydrolase family protein yields MKNNFRIAVCQMNVADDKQLNLDKATKMICEASKNGAEMVVLPEMFNCPYDTNKFLAYAESMDNSISLKSVSNAAADNGVYLVAGSIPELLDGKLYNSSFIFDKKGKVINKHRKMHLFDINVPNEITFKESEVITAGNNITVLETDLAKIGVAICYDMRFPELFRLMTLKGAELVVVPGAFNKTTGPAHWETTIRARAIDNQTYMAVASPSQNIDMAYIAYGHSMVVDPWGNIIAQADEDEEIIYATIDKDYIYKVRKELPLLKNRRTDIYDLIEIIKNK; encoded by the coding sequence ATGAAAAATAATTTTAGGATTGCTGTATGTCAGATGAATGTTGCGGATGATAAACAGCTTAATCTGGATAAGGCAACTAAAATGATCTGTGAAGCTTCTAAAAATGGGGCAGAAATGGTTGTATTACCCGAAATGTTTAACTGTCCCTATGATACCAACAAATTTCTAGCCTATGCTGAATCTATGGATAATAGTATATCATTGAAATCAGTTTCTAATGCTGCAGCAGATAATGGTGTTTATTTAGTGGCGGGATCTATACCCGAATTACTCGATGGAAAACTGTACAACTCGAGTTTCATCTTTGACAAGAAGGGTAAAGTTATTAATAAACACCGGAAAATGCATCTCTTTGATATAAACGTTCCAAATGAGATAACATTTAAAGAATCTGAAGTAATAACAGCCGGAAATAATATAACCGTTTTAGAAACGGATTTAGCCAAAATTGGAGTGGCAATATGTTACGATATGAGGTTTCCAGAACTTTTCAGATTGATGACTTTAAAAGGAGCAGAATTAGTAGTTGTACCGGGAGCATTTAACAAGACAACAGGACCAGCCCACTGGGAAACTACAATACGTGCTAGGGCAATAGACAACCAGACATATATGGCTGTTGCGTCACCATCCCAAAATATTGACATGGCATATATAGCATACGGTCATTCAATGGTGGTGGATCCCTGGGGGAATATCATTGCACAAGCAGATGAAGATGAAGAGATAATTTACGCAACCATAGATAAAGATTATATCTACAAAGTACGTAAAGAACTGCCACTTTTAAAAAATAGACGTACTGACATTTATGATTTAATTGAAATTATTAAAAATAAATAA
- a CDS encoding HEAT repeat domain-containing protein, producing the protein MDETKQSAEIETLIEKLLDSDPEVRTDAALELGTSGQKSAVEPLILALNDENPDVRFQASKSLAEIGKPAVEPLVKALKGEEGNTKRYATFALKNMGDDNVVEHLIVALKDEDWSVRKTSAKSLGEMGSKKAVEPLIDALQDDDWGVRCSVAKALGDIGDEKAIDPVKKARRAAKGDKEFKKVATKALKKIG; encoded by the coding sequence ATGGATGAAACTAAACAATCAGCTGAAATTGAAACTTTAATTGAAAAATTATTAGACTCAGATCCCGAGGTAAGAACAGATGCAGCATTAGAACTAGGAACCTCCGGCCAGAAATCTGCTGTTGAACCTTTAATCCTGGCTCTTAACGATGAAAATCCTGATGTAAGATTTCAAGCATCAAAATCACTGGCAGAAATAGGAAAACCTGCGGTTGAACCCCTTGTAAAAGCATTAAAAGGTGAGGAAGGCAATACAAAAAGGTATGCCACATTTGCCCTAAAAAATATGGGTGATGATAATGTAGTTGAACACTTGATAGTGGCATTGAAGGATGAAGACTGGAGTGTCAGGAAAACATCTGCAAAGTCTTTAGGTGAAATGGGCAGTAAGAAAGCTGTAGAACCCCTTATAGATGCACTGCAAGATGATGATTGGGGTGTCAGATGTTCAGTTGCCAAAGCATTGGGAGACATAGGTGATGAAAAAGCAATAGACCCTGTTAAAAAAGCCCGAAGAGCTGCAAAAGGAGATAAAGAATTTAAAAAAGTTGCTACCAAGGCACTTAAGAAAATAGGATAA
- a CDS encoding 4Fe-4S ferredoxin, producing the protein MEFEDKARMIIEKECEDYLFGIANLSHVQNSIIEQYSALFDEYPKAISIGITLPLTKDGLMSDNKKVYNFTDRKLNKITEHISNLLEAEGYNAFPFPKSEKTKDNTFISLNLIAANQANLGQIEKNGLLTTPEVGSAVNWEQYLLMHQLK; encoded by the coding sequence ATGGAATTTGAAGATAAAGCAAGGATGATTATTGAAAAGGAATGTGAAGACTATCTCTTTGGCATTGCTAATTTATCTCACGTACAAAATTCAATTATAGAACAATATAGTGCGCTGTTTGATGAATATCCAAAAGCCATCTCAATAGGGATTACTCTACCTTTAACCAAAGATGGATTGATGAGTGATAATAAAAAAGTTTATAACTTTACAGATCGGAAATTAAACAAGATTACAGAACATATAAGTAATTTATTAGAAGCTGAAGGCTATAATGCATTTCCTTTTCCTAAATCAGAAAAAACAAAAGACAACACATTTATATCTTTGAATTTAATTGCAGCAAATCAGGCCAATCTTGGACAGATTGAAAAAAACGGTTTGCTCACAACACCAGAAGTAGGTTCAGCAGTTAATTGGGAACAGTACTTACTGATGCACCAATTAAAATAA
- a CDS encoding ABC transporter permease: MDIIKILKDSYHIMAKDLLALKRNRMSLAALVIMPIAFLVMFGFIFPSGNTQQNMPVGIVNLDQGPSATAFTTQLNTLNKNASYMSFENFSTLDDAKTQINRGKLYGTFIIPSGFSYNMTHGQSANVIVYVDNSNPQVATQIQSVATSTITGLNGMQAENNVMEMGKSTNQTVNAQAVVFPYTPNVKTTIPGQTNYFNFLAPGLMIMIVMMTVMTGIPEAISKEKEMGTFDGMLSAPINQVSIILGKTTALCVRGFAQCILILVLAMLFFGVTIQGSIMLAFVMLILGIFSFVGIGIVAVSMSEDQASSTMLVNLLMFPMMFLGGVFYPIQQMPWFMQTISQFIPLTYAADAMRKIMLLNAGIGDVFYQILILVAFGIVTMAIAVPLFRKSMTR; encoded by the coding sequence ATGGATATAATAAAAATATTAAAAGATAGCTATCATATAATGGCCAAGGACCTTCTTGCGCTTAAAAGAAATCGCATGTCACTCGCAGCTTTAGTTATAATGCCCATAGCTTTCCTTGTTATGTTTGGTTTCATTTTCCCAAGTGGTAACACACAACAAAACATGCCAGTTGGGATTGTCAACCTTGATCAAGGACCAAGTGCAACAGCATTTACAACACAGCTTAATACTCTGAATAAAAACGCCAGTTATATGAGCTTTGAAAATTTTTCTACTCTTGACGACGCCAAAACACAGATCAACAGAGGAAAGCTCTATGGGACATTCATTATACCGTCCGGGTTTTCATATAATATGACACATGGACAATCTGCCAATGTAATTGTATATGTGGATAACAGCAATCCACAGGTTGCTACACAGATCCAAAGTGTTGCAACAAGTACAATAACTGGATTGAATGGTATGCAAGCAGAAAATAACGTTATGGAAATGGGCAAATCAACAAACCAAACTGTAAATGCGCAGGCAGTTGTGTTCCCATACACACCAAATGTTAAAACCACAATACCAGGTCAAACAAATTATTTCAACTTCCTGGCACCCGGACTGATGATCATGATCGTTATGATGACGGTTATGACTGGAATTCCAGAGGCCATCTCAAAAGAGAAGGAAATGGGAACTTTTGATGGAATGTTGTCTGCACCAATAAATCAGGTTTCCATTATTCTAGGCAAAACAACAGCATTATGTGTCAGAGGATTTGCTCAGTGTATTCTGATATTAGTGCTGGCCATGCTATTCTTTGGAGTTACAATCCAGGGAAGTATTATGCTAGCATTTGTCATGCTAATACTGGGAATATTCAGTTTTGTGGGAATTGGAATTGTAGCAGTTTCAATGTCTGAAGATCAAGCATCAAGCACCATGCTTGTGAACCTTTTAATGTTCCCAATGATGTTTTTGGGAGGTGTTTTCTACCCGATCCAACAGATGCCATGGTTCATGCAGACAATCTCACAGTTCATACCATTGACATATGCTGCTGATGCAATGCGTAAAATAATGCTATTAAATGCAGGTATTGGGGATGTATTCTACCAGATCTTAATACTTGTGGCATTTGGTATTGTTACAATGGCAATTGCAGTACCGCTCTTCAGAAAGTCAATGACTAGGTAA
- a CDS encoding ABC transporter ATP-binding protein — MTEQAIKLNNLTKKFGDFTAVDTLSLHVEEGEIFGFLGPNGAGKSTTIRMLCTLAQPTSGSALVSGYDLVEDSAKVRKEIGLVAEKMIMYDTLTAAENLRFFGKLYDMPKEKIELRIDELLELVDMQEWKNTQINKFSTGMKQRINVIRALLPEPKILFMDEPTLGLDPQTTFSIREIIRNINNNGVTVILTTHAMTEAEALSDRVAIIDHGKIAALDTPENLKNMLVNSETTIFTMKIMNLSSKLIEQLKTLKIVTAIAQQDDHHIKISAKGKDALNQIIDKIRLEGGDIFSIVNSNESTLEDVFLTVTGKEMRDQATEKPAPVQHGHAPKARVR; from the coding sequence ATGACTGAACAAGCTATTAAATTAAATAATCTCACTAAAAAGTTTGGTGATTTCACAGCTGTGGATACTTTATCCCTTCATGTTGAAGAGGGTGAGATCTTCGGTTTTTTAGGCCCAAATGGTGCAGGTAAAAGCACTACAATAAGGATGCTTTGTACCCTTGCTCAACCAACATCAGGGTCTGCACTTGTTTCAGGTTATGATCTTGTTGAAGATTCAGCGAAAGTCCGTAAGGAAATTGGACTAGTTGCAGAGAAGATGATAATGTACGACACACTTACTGCGGCTGAAAACCTTAGATTCTTCGGAAAACTTTACGATATGCCGAAAGAAAAAATTGAATTACGTATTGATGAATTACTCGAACTTGTTGATATGCAGGAATGGAAAAACACACAGATCAACAAGTTTTCAACAGGTATGAAACAGCGTATAAATGTAATCAGAGCACTCTTACCCGAGCCTAAAATACTTTTCATGGATGAACCAACACTCGGACTTGACCCTCAGACAACTTTTTCCATTCGGGAAATTATCAGAAACATCAACAACAACGGAGTAACAGTGATACTCACAACACATGCTATGACAGAGGCAGAAGCGCTGAGTGATCGTGTTGCAATTATTGACCATGGTAAAATAGCAGCTTTAGACACTCCTGAGAACTTGAAAAATATGTTGGTAAACAGTGAAACAACCATATTCACAATGAAGATAATGAATTTATCATCTAAACTGATTGAACAGTTGAAAACATTGAAAATTGTAACTGCTATTGCACAGCAGGATGATCACCATATTAAAATCAGTGCTAAGGGTAAAGATGCTCTTAATCAGATTATTGACAAGATCAGATTAGAAGGCGGCGATATCTTTTCAATTGTTAACAGTAACGAATCAACACTTGAAGATGTTTTCCTGACTGTAACAGGTAAGGAAATGCGTGACCAGGCTACTGAAAAACCAGCCCCTGTACAGCATGGACATGCACCAAAGGCTAGGGTGAGATGA
- a CDS encoding PadR family transcriptional regulator has translation MWDSFKNLHEKFHERIEEMQRLGGLRIWIIHVLDEGSKNGVEIMDSIEEHHNAIKMRHMKENYEIDRRILHKMKHQTQRPSPGSIYPMLKKMVDENLILKKEDGKYELTGKGQEIARKVFGHYQLHGKQMDRSAYAVEHAIAEIDSYISYLEDIKKDKLSSYEEMLNDLSVRLKNLKESLNDD, from the coding sequence TTGTGGGACTCATTTAAAAATCTTCATGAAAAATTTCATGAAAGAATAGAAGAAATGCAAAGACTTGGTGGTTTAAGAATCTGGATAATTCATGTTCTAGATGAAGGGTCCAAAAATGGGGTTGAAATAATGGACTCCATTGAAGAGCACCATAATGCTATCAAAATGCGTCATATGAAAGAAAATTATGAGATCGATCGACGCATACTGCATAAAATGAAACACCAAACTCAACGTCCTTCACCCGGCTCAATCTATCCTATGCTTAAAAAGATGGTTGATGAAAATTTGATCTTAAAGAAGGAAGATGGCAAATATGAATTAACAGGCAAAGGACAGGAAATTGCCCGTAAAGTATTTGGACACTATCAACTTCATGGAAAACAAATGGATCGTAGTGCATATGCAGTTGAACATGCAATAGCAGAAATTGACAGTTACATATCTTATTTAGAGGATATAAAAAAGGATAAATTAAGTTCATACGAAGAAATGTTGAATGATTTAAGTGTAAGACTCAAAAATTTAAAAGAATCATTAAATGACGATTAA
- a CDS encoding metallophosphoesterase, translating to MEEKLIYNAEIADLGLFIDNTLIISDLHIGYEQSLNREGIMVPRFQYKMILKRLHEILKRYNVTRVIVNGDLKHEFGRITRQEWMEAKNFIEFLQENFDEVILIKGNHDNFTKFIAEKSDLAVYETYSLGNYIIMHGDKITDDIMTKDNSTIIIGHEHPCIGIRNGERLEKIKCFLKGTYKEKNLIVMPSFNFVTEGSDILHEKPLSPFLKNRSKEEFEVYGVENFEVLYFGKIKDILAVKDKFY from the coding sequence ATGGAAGAAAAATTAATTTATAACGCTGAAATTGCTGATCTCGGGCTTTTCATAGATAATACTTTGATCATATCTGACCTTCATATTGGATATGAACAATCCCTTAACCGGGAGGGTATTATGGTTCCAAGATTTCAGTATAAAATGATCCTAAAACGGTTACATGAAATACTCAAAAGGTACAACGTGACAAGGGTTATTGTAAACGGAGATCTTAAACATGAATTTGGAAGAATAACCCGGCAAGAATGGATGGAAGCCAAAAACTTCATAGAATTTCTACAGGAGAATTTTGACGAAGTCATTCTTATAAAAGGTAATCATGATAACTTCACCAAGTTCATTGCTGAAAAATCAGATCTAGCAGTATACGAAACATATTCACTCGGTAATTACATTATAATGCATGGGGACAAGATTACTGATGATATAATGACCAAAGATAATTCAACAATAATAATAGGACATGAACACCCATGTATAGGTATTAGAAACGGTGAAAGACTCGAGAAAATTAAATGTTTCCTTAAGGGAACTTACAAAGAGAAAAATCTCATTGTAATGCCTTCATTCAATTTCGTAACAGAAGGATCAGACATACTGCATGAAAAACCGTTATCCCCCTTTCTAAAGAATAGATCAAAAGAAGAATTTGAAGTATATGGTGTAGAAAACTTTGAAGTGTTATATTTTGGAAAAATTAAGGATATTCTGGCGGTTAAAGATAAATTTTACTAA